The genomic window CCGCCCGGTTGCGCGACCTGGAGATGCCTGCGGAAGCGCGCGGCGCGGCCGAGAAGGAGATCGAACGACTCGGGCGCATGTCGCCCAGCGCCCCGGAATACCACGTCTCGAGAAACTACCTGGACTGGCTGCTGGAAATGCCGTGGAGCGTCTCGACGGAAGACCGGATCGATGTTCGTCAGGCCGCTGTGATCCTCGACGAAGATCATTTCGACCTTGAGAAGGTCAAGCGGCGCATCCTGGAATATCTTGCGGTGTTGCAGCTCAAAAAGGACCTCAAAGGGCCGATCTTGTGTTTCGTGGGGCCGCCCGGAGTCGGGAAGACCTCACTCGGCCAGTCCATTGCCCGGACGCTGGGTCGCAAGTTTTTGCGCATTTCATTGGGCGGTGTCAGGGACGAAGCCGAGATCCGGGGTCATCGACGAACATACGTCGGCGCGCTGCCCGGCAGGATCGTCCAGGGGCTGCGGCGCGTGGGCAGCAACAATCCGGTCTTCATGCTGGATGAGATCGACAAAATCGGCATGGATTTTCGAGGGGATCCTTCATCGGCGCTGCTCGAAGTCCTGGATCCCGAGCAGAACTTCTCCTTTTCCGACCATTATCTCGGCGTTCCCTTCGACCTTTCCAGGGTGATGTTCATCGCAACGGGCAACCTGCTGGACACGGTTCCCGCGGCGCTCAAAGACCGGATGGAAGTCATCGAAATCCCCGGTTATACGGCGGAGGAGAAGCTGGAAATCGCGCGGAAGTTTCTGGTGGAGCGCGAAACCGCAAATCACGGCCTGACGTCCGACCATATCCGAATCGGTGAAGACGCCATCCTGGAGATCATCCGTTCCTACACGCGGGAAGCCGGCGTGAGGTCTTTGCAGAGAAACCTCGCTTCGGTATGCCGCAATACCGCCAAGGCAATCGCCGAGGGCGCCTCCGGACCGATTCACATCGATGCATCCGGGATTCCCGAGATCCTCGGTCCGGTTCAATTCCTTCCGGAAACCGCCACCCGCTCGTGGGGGTGCGGCATCGCCACGGGCCTGGCCTGGACACCAAGCGGCGGGCAACTCATTTTCATTGAAACGCTGCGAACGCACGGCAACGGCAAACTCCTTCTCACGGGCCAATTGGGCGAGGTGATGAAGGAATCCGCCACGGCCGCGCTCACCTTCGTCCGGGCGCATGCCGCGGATTTGGAGATAGAGGGGGAGGAATTCGATCGTTCCGATATCCATGTGCATGTGCCGGCCGGAGCGACCCCGAAAGACGGACCTTCGGCGGGGGCGCCGATGGTTGTGGCGCTGGCGTCCCTGATGACGGGCAGAGAGGTGAGGAAAGACGTTGCCATGACCGGGGAGATCACGCTGCGGGGGGACATCCTGCCCGTGGGGGGAATCAAGGAAAAGGTGCTGGCGGCCCGTCGAGCCGGGGTAAAGGAAATCATGATACCCCATGCCAACATGAAAGACCTGGCGGACATCCCGGACCATCTGCGCAGGGACATGACCATTCACGAACTGCAGACCATATCCGACGTGCTGCAACTGGCGTTGCTGCCGTCGCCGCGTCAGGGCGGGTCCTCGCCCCGCAGCTGATTCAACAGGCGACATACGCTGCACGTCTCCCCGTAGCACGGCTCTCCGCACCGGGTGCAGGAACCGATGTCCGGGTCGAGCGACGGCTGCTCCCGCTTTTTCAGGAAGGAGAACAGGAAGTCCCTTTTCGTCCCGGGCATTCTGTCTTCCAGGAAATCGAGCGCTTCCTTGAACATGTGGCTGGTGGCTCCACGGGAGAGCGGGCATCGGTCATCCAGGGGCATTATGCCCGTCTCGGCGCAGTAGATGCGGATTTCATCGGCTTCCAGGCGATAGAGGGGCTTCAGCCTGGCCGGAAGCCGGGGGTGGTCGGACGGCAGATAAGGGTACTGTTTTTCGAAGTACCGGGTGCGGTGCCGCACTATGTTCCCGAGGAGTCGTCCGGCCTCGTCGTCGAGGTTGTGACCGACGGCGAGCGCCCGGTAGTCTTCCCGAATGGTGAGACGGTTCAGCATCTGGCGTTTGAGGAAACCGCACACCGAGCAGATCTTGCGCCGGGTCTTGCGACGGATGTCGGTGATGCTGTAGCCGATGGTTTCCTTCAGGGAGTACGTGACCCACGGGAGGTTTCTGGGCGAGGCGAAGCGTTCGATCGCTTCCGCGGAGGCGCGGGAAAACCCGGCCTCGATGCCCAGATCGATGTGAAGCCCCTTGGTCTCGTACCCGAGATCCCGCAGGACGTTCCACATCGCCAGAGAATCCTTGCCTCCCGACACGGCCACCAGCAGAGGCGTGCGCGGAGTGGTGCCGAATTTCTTGAGCGCCTTGGCGACGGCATTCCGGAAAAACTGAAGGAAACATTCCGAACAGAAAATCGCATGATGGTGAGGCAGGCGGATCGTGGCCTGCGCCTTGCACCGCGTGCATTTGGCTCCCTTGGGAAGCTCCGGGAACAATCCGCGCATGCTGTCCTCTCGACGTCACGTGGAAGGAAGTGAGAAAAACCGTCGTGTTTCGCACCGGGAATCATACTCTATCGATGCGGGATAGGCTATCATGAGAATCGTCATCGCGGCGAGACACGGCAAGGAGGTATTCGATGGACGGGATGCACTACGAAGGAACGATCATCCGGCCGCCCAGCGAGGCGGACAGCGTTCTGCTGCAGGTCACGGTCGGCTGTTCGCACAACAAGTGCACGTTCTGCGGCACGTATAAAGGGGAACGGTTCAGGATCAAGGACGACGCCACGATCGATGCGGACATCCGGTACGCGGCCGGGAACCTTTCCTTTCTGCACCGGGTGTTCCTGGTCGACGGAGATGCCCTTATCATTCCCCAGGACCGGCTGGTCC from Syntrophobacter fumaroxidans MPOB includes these protein-coding regions:
- the lon gene encoding endopeptidase La encodes the protein MASEGEGVLKKEGLPEKLRILPLRNMVLYPDLVLPLHVTRAGYRRLADEVYRENGLLAVVAQRNEEAEEASPADIYQVGTVGSIIKLLKQADGTYQIIVGASEKVRLRNISQAGDYLEAEVEAVPEDRSTSPEIEALALNLRMGFQKFVSLASLPLDLANFALNAERPMQLVYAVASHLALSVVERQSILEMPETKAALEHVTFYMTRQLEKLELAQRIQDRVKSVMDKRQRDYYLREQLQAIRKELGEGEDTSEEVHELAARLRDLEMPAEARGAAEKEIERLGRMSPSAPEYHVSRNYLDWLLEMPWSVSTEDRIDVRQAAVILDEDHFDLEKVKRRILEYLAVLQLKKDLKGPILCFVGPPGVGKTSLGQSIARTLGRKFLRISLGGVRDEAEIRGHRRTYVGALPGRIVQGLRRVGSNNPVFMLDEIDKIGMDFRGDPSSALLEVLDPEQNFSFSDHYLGVPFDLSRVMFIATGNLLDTVPAALKDRMEVIEIPGYTAEEKLEIARKFLVERETANHGLTSDHIRIGEDAILEIIRSYTREAGVRSLQRNLASVCRNTAKAIAEGASGPIHIDASGIPEILGPVQFLPETATRSWGCGIATGLAWTPSGGQLIFIETLRTHGNGKLLLTGQLGEVMKESATAALTFVRAHAADLEIEGEEFDRSDIHVHVPAGATPKDGPSAGAPMVVALASLMTGREVRKDVAMTGEITLRGDILPVGGIKEKVLAARRAGVKEIMIPHANMKDLADIPDHLRRDMTIHELQTISDVLQLALLPSPRQGGSSPRS
- a CDS encoding ATP-binding protein; the encoded protein is MRGLFPELPKGAKCTRCKAQATIRLPHHHAIFCSECFLQFFRNAVAKALKKFGTTPRTPLLVAVSGGKDSLAMWNVLRDLGYETKGLHIDLGIEAGFSRASAEAIERFASPRNLPWVTYSLKETIGYSITDIRRKTRRKICSVCGFLKRQMLNRLTIREDYRALAVGHNLDDEAGRLLGNIVRHRTRYFEKQYPYLPSDHPRLPARLKPLYRLEADEIRIYCAETGIMPLDDRCPLSRGATSHMFKEALDFLEDRMPGTKRDFLFSFLKKREQPSLDPDIGSCTRCGEPCYGETCSVCRLLNQLRGEDPP